The following are from one region of the Methylophilus sp. DW102 genome:
- a CDS encoding Maf family protein: MNNRKIILASRSPRRVELLAQLGISCDIMPADIDESCWPGEDPARYVQRLAVAKAQAIHAEHGHRGLPILAADTTVALGNEILGKPADAAEALAMLTRLSGSLHEVHTAVAVMHEGKAQCLLSTTRVHMMPVPLAVLQDYVASGEPMDKAGAYGIQGRAGAWIARIEGSYSGVMGLPLHETAQLLNAW, from the coding sequence ATGAACAATCGCAAGATTATTTTGGCCTCGCGTAGCCCACGCCGCGTCGAGTTACTGGCGCAATTGGGCATAAGCTGTGACATCATGCCCGCGGATATTGATGAGTCATGTTGGCCGGGTGAAGATCCTGCCCGTTATGTGCAGCGGCTGGCGGTAGCCAAGGCACAAGCGATCCATGCAGAGCATGGTCACCGCGGGTTGCCGATTCTGGCGGCAGATACCACGGTCGCGCTGGGCAACGAAATATTGGGCAAGCCGGCGGATGCGGCGGAAGCGCTGGCCATGCTGACGCGGCTAAGTGGCAGCTTGCATGAGGTGCACACGGCGGTAGCGGTGATGCACGAGGGTAAAGCGCAGTGCTTGTTGAGTACCACGCGGGTGCATATGATGCCTGTGCCATTGGCGGTGCTACAAGACTATGTGGCTTCGGGGGAGCCCATGGACAAGGCCGGGGCGTATGGTATTCAGGGCCGTGCCGGGGCCTGGATTGCGCGCATTGAGGGCAGTTATAGCGGGGTGATGGGTTTGCCGCTGCATGAAACGGCGCAGCTGCTGAACGCATGGTAA
- a CDS encoding ATP-binding protein has translation MNTIEQLIQRADQLITRLEHLLPTPPAEPDWQAVAWRWVKHNGQGQLQAVGHPHQILLDDIRFIDRQKNEVVRNTRQFLQGLPANHVLLTGARGTGKSSLVKAVLNAYASQGLRLIEVEKQDLTDLPQITQLIRNRPEKFIIFCDDLTFEANDIGYKALKVILDGSIENASSNLLVYATSNRKNLMPEYMSDNQPIVDNGEIRQNDTIDEKTSLAERFGLWLSFYSFDQDEYLNIAAHWLQTFGITMDETARHAALQFYHTRGARSGRVAYQFAKDYAGQLQLKS, from the coding sequence ATGAATACCATCGAACAGCTGATACAGCGCGCCGACCAACTGATTACAAGACTTGAGCACCTGTTGCCCACCCCACCTGCTGAGCCAGACTGGCAAGCCGTGGCCTGGCGCTGGGTCAAGCACAACGGACAAGGCCAGTTACAAGCCGTCGGGCATCCACACCAGATTCTGCTGGACGATATCCGCTTTATAGACCGGCAAAAAAATGAGGTGGTGCGAAATACACGCCAGTTTTTACAAGGCCTGCCCGCCAACCACGTGTTGCTGACAGGCGCACGCGGCACCGGTAAATCGTCGCTTGTAAAGGCCGTGCTCAACGCTTACGCCAGCCAAGGCTTACGTCTGATAGAAGTCGAAAAACAAGACCTCACAGACTTGCCACAAATCACTCAATTGATACGCAACCGCCCGGAAAAGTTTATTATTTTTTGTGATGACCTCACCTTTGAAGCCAACGACATCGGCTATAAAGCCCTTAAAGTCATCCTCGATGGCTCGATTGAAAACGCCTCGTCCAACCTGCTGGTCTACGCCACGTCTAACCGCAAAAACCTGATGCCGGAATATATGTCTGACAATCAACCGATTGTAGATAACGGCGAAATCCGCCAGAACGACACCATAGACGAAAAAACCTCACTGGCAGAGCGCTTTGGTTTGTGGCTCTCGTTTTACAGTTTCGACCAGGATGAATATCTCAATATTGCCGCCCACTGGCTGCAGACTTTTGGCATCACGATGGATGAGACAGCCCGTCATGCCGCCCTGCAGTTTTACCATACGCGCGGCGCCCGCAGCGGCCGTGTCGCCTACCAGTTTGCCAAAGACTACGCCGGCCAACTGCAACTGAAATCCTGA
- a CDS encoding Nudix family hydrolase: MTKLVQVAVAILIRPNGEYLLASRPNGKGWAGWWEFPGGKIESGESPEQALIRESQEELGITPTQIQPWIKRRYDYPATHDAEAKTVLLHFFFVHTWQGELQAREGQQFAWQHPRTLNVSPVLPANAPIMQALSLPPVYAISNIQEMGEHAFLQALKQQLDQGLQLLQIRESQLDDAALAKLSEEVLQLCAPYDCRCLLNGSPEQALQLGYHGVHLNSQRLMTLTKKPDNLLVGASCHNRVELAQAQSLQLHFAMLSPVLPTKSHPEATGLGWEQFGEMLNGLEIPVYALGGMHFEHVSQAQSFGARGIAMQRAIWEQQTCAPSAASYAHTG; encoded by the coding sequence ATGACAAAACTCGTCCAAGTCGCCGTCGCTATCCTGATCCGCCCCAATGGCGAATACTTGCTCGCCAGCCGTCCCAATGGCAAAGGCTGGGCTGGTTGGTGGGAATTCCCCGGCGGCAAAATCGAATCTGGTGAAAGCCCGGAACAGGCACTGATCCGTGAATCACAGGAAGAACTCGGCATTACGCCCACACAAATCCAGCCATGGATCAAACGCCGCTACGACTACCCGGCCACGCATGACGCCGAAGCCAAAACCGTGCTGCTGCATTTCTTTTTTGTTCATACCTGGCAAGGCGAATTACAAGCGCGCGAAGGCCAGCAGTTTGCCTGGCAGCACCCACGCACACTCAACGTCAGCCCCGTGCTACCTGCCAATGCACCAATCATGCAAGCACTCAGTCTGCCACCTGTGTATGCCATCAGCAATATCCAGGAAATGGGTGAACACGCATTCTTGCAAGCGTTAAAGCAGCAGCTCGACCAAGGCCTGCAATTGCTGCAAATACGCGAATCACAGCTTGATGACGCAGCCCTCGCCAAATTGAGCGAGGAAGTATTACAGCTATGTGCGCCTTATGACTGCCGCTGCTTACTCAATGGTAGCCCCGAACAAGCATTACAACTCGGCTACCACGGCGTGCATTTAAATAGCCAGCGCCTGATGACCCTCACGAAAAAGCCGGATAACTTGTTAGTAGGTGCCTCTTGCCATAACCGCGTAGAGTTAGCGCAAGCACAATCATTACAACTACACTTTGCAATGCTCTCCCCTGTGCTACCGACAAAAAGTCACCCTGAAGCAACTGGACTAGGCTGGGAGCAATTTGGTGAAATGTTAAACGGGCTTGAGATTCCAGTGTATGCACTGGGTGGGATGCATTTTGAACATGTATCGCAGGCGCAATCCTTTGGTGCGCGTGGCATTGCCATGCAACGTGCGATCTGGGAGCAACAAACTTGTGCGCCATCAGCTGCATCGTATGCCCATACTGGCTAA
- a CDS encoding VOC family protein — protein MKIDSLDHLVLTVKDIETTASFYSRVLGMDIITFGGGRKALSFGTQKINLHQVGKELEPKAQQPMPGSADLCFITSVPLSDVAIHLSSCNVAVIEGPVQRTGATGKILSVYFRDPDMNLIEVSNHVHA, from the coding sequence ATGAAAATAGACAGCCTTGACCACTTGGTGCTTACCGTGAAAGACATCGAAACCACCGCGTCTTTCTATTCGAGAGTCTTAGGCATGGACATCATTACTTTCGGTGGCGGTCGTAAAGCTTTGTCTTTTGGCACGCAGAAAATTAACCTACATCAGGTCGGGAAAGAGCTGGAGCCAAAAGCCCAACAGCCTATGCCTGGCTCGGCTGATTTGTGCTTTATCACATCAGTTCCGCTCTCTGATGTGGCAATCCACCTATCTTCGTGCAATGTTGCTGTAATCGAGGGCCCGGTACAGCGCACAGGAGCAACAGGCAAAATTCTTTCTGTGTATTTTCGCGATCCTGATATGAATCTGATTGAGGTTTCAAATCATGTGCATGCCTAA
- a CDS encoding MoaF C-terminal domain-containing protein yields the protein MIQFSFINLLLLASFSTAQAADYLGQFLYKYDSGSIYRVKVNDARSMSWVCIEGSEKGANGIEKPERFKVAEKIYFASWVEKTGISVSQVINLKTMKVYSTIIDGKERYVLAGKVIREK from the coding sequence ATGATACAGTTTTCATTTATTAACTTATTGCTCTTAGCCTCATTTTCTACAGCACAAGCTGCAGATTACCTAGGTCAGTTTCTTTACAAATACGACAGCGGCAGTATTTACCGTGTAAAGGTAAATGATGCTAGATCAATGTCGTGGGTGTGTATTGAGGGCTCTGAAAAAGGCGCGAATGGTATAGAAAAACCTGAACGCTTTAAAGTCGCCGAAAAAATTTACTTTGCCTCATGGGTAGAAAAAACAGGCATTAGCGTCTCTCAGGTGATTAACTTAAAAACAATGAAGGTCTATTCAACCATTATTGACGGTAAAGAACGTTATGTTCTTGCAGGTAAAGTCATTCGTGAAAAATAA
- a CDS encoding class III extradiol ring-cleavage dioxygenase — MQKMPVYFLSHGGGPWLWLMDEMGDSYGLLHRSLQDIPAHLPKKPKAMLVVSGHWEEEDFTVMAHPNPPMIYDYSGFPEKTYHIHYKAPGAPTFAHRIMGLLASAGIGASENTMRGYDHGVYTIAYPMYPDADVPIIQLSIQRDYSPEAHMAVGRVLAPLREEGILIIVSGMNYHDLCFPRDAKEKSRLFDRWITQTLTGQTGQKRSKLLTAWESAPAARFAHPREDHFIPLMIATGAAEDDTATVIYNELLMGMVFTSSYRFDAK; from the coding sequence ATGCAAAAGATGCCTGTTTATTTTCTCTCGCATGGTGGCGGTCCATGGCTATGGCTGATGGATGAAATGGGCGACAGCTATGGATTGCTCCATCGATCGCTACAGGATATTCCCGCGCACTTACCGAAGAAACCAAAGGCTATGCTGGTTGTTTCTGGTCACTGGGAAGAGGAGGATTTCACCGTTATGGCTCATCCTAACCCACCGATGATCTATGATTATTCTGGGTTCCCAGAAAAAACCTATCATATTCACTACAAAGCTCCTGGTGCACCAACCTTTGCCCATCGGATCATGGGATTGCTCGCATCAGCAGGGATAGGCGCATCTGAAAATACCATGCGTGGATATGACCATGGTGTCTATACGATTGCCTACCCCATGTACCCAGATGCAGATGTCCCCATCATTCAGCTCTCTATCCAGCGGGATTATTCACCTGAGGCACATATGGCGGTTGGCCGCGTCTTAGCTCCACTGCGTGAGGAAGGCATACTCATCATTGTCAGTGGTATGAATTACCATGATTTATGTTTTCCGAGGGATGCAAAAGAAAAATCACGTTTGTTTGACAGATGGATAACGCAAACTCTCACTGGGCAGACAGGGCAAAAGCGCAGTAAATTACTGACTGCTTGGGAGAGTGCGCCAGCAGCGCGCTTTGCACATCCGCGCGAAGATCATTTTATTCCGTTAATGATTGCTACTGGTGCTGCGGAGGATGATACGGCGACAGTAATTTATAATGAATTGCTGATGGGGATGGTATTCACATCAAGTTATCGTTTCGATGCGAAGTAA
- a CDS encoding DoxX family protein, with the protein MQQQSSIHYVPSKALRIGLWVAQVAAFGIYVFSGITKFTTPIPELSQMMPWTGQYSENFVRFIGLVDLAGGIGILLPSLTRILPKLTVLAALGCTVLQILAIAFHASRDEFMVLPFNAVLISLSIFVLWGRHNKAQIAAR; encoded by the coding sequence ATGCAACAACAATCATCAATACATTACGTGCCAAGCAAGGCTTTGCGTATAGGCCTGTGGGTTGCCCAAGTGGCGGCCTTCGGTATTTATGTGTTTTCCGGTATCACTAAATTTACAACTCCTATTCCTGAACTTTCACAGATGATGCCGTGGACAGGACAGTATTCTGAAAATTTTGTAAGATTTATCGGATTGGTTGATCTTGCAGGTGGCATTGGCATTTTACTCCCATCGTTGACACGGATACTGCCAAAGTTGACGGTACTCGCTGCTCTTGGTTGTACGGTACTACAAATACTGGCTATTGCGTTTCATGCATCACGTGACGAATTCATGGTGCTGCCTTTCAATGCTGTTCTAATTTCTCTATCGATTTTTGTCTTATGGGGTAGACACAACAAAGCACAGATTGCGGCACGCTAA
- a CDS encoding LysR family transcriptional regulator, protein MDTLLSLHLLDAVAERKSFSAVADRFSLSPAMTSKHIQHIERQVGARLLNRNSRNVSLTEAGERYLAAVRPLLEGLAEAKAQVSHATLAPHGVLKASMPVWMANSAFARLIAVYRAENPKVTLDFDLSGRMVNLVEDGFDLALRVTMALGEGLIARKLSMVRFYLVASPEFLNQIGRPTTVTDLSGAPFLAYAPMANGGHIRFGEGADAVNINFRQIMQSENETLLLLAACEGMGFVFLPHWLVNDYITDGRLELVLPDTLCPTTPLYAIYPDRNYLPAKVRSFLDFLSGPNGFGVNQK, encoded by the coding sequence ATGGATACGCTTCTTAGTCTGCATCTACTTGACGCGGTGGCCGAACGCAAGAGTTTTTCGGCTGTGGCAGACCGCTTCAGTCTGTCACCTGCCATGACCAGTAAGCATATTCAGCATATCGAAAGGCAAGTGGGTGCGAGGCTTCTGAATCGTAATAGTCGCAACGTTAGTCTTACTGAAGCCGGTGAACGTTACTTAGCCGCAGTTCGCCCGCTTCTAGAAGGGCTTGCAGAAGCTAAAGCTCAGGTATCTCATGCAACGCTGGCCCCGCATGGCGTATTAAAGGCGAGCATGCCTGTCTGGATGGCCAACTCCGCTTTCGCTCGCTTGATCGCTGTCTATCGGGCAGAAAATCCCAAAGTGACGTTAGACTTCGACCTGAGTGGTCGAATGGTGAATTTAGTGGAGGATGGTTTCGATCTTGCACTGCGTGTGACGATGGCACTGGGCGAGGGGCTCATTGCGCGTAAGCTCAGTATGGTGCGCTTTTACCTAGTCGCATCGCCTGAGTTTCTCAACCAGATTGGGCGACCGACAACGGTCACCGACCTTTCCGGTGCGCCATTCCTTGCTTATGCTCCGATGGCAAATGGCGGCCACATTCGCTTCGGTGAGGGAGCTGATGCCGTTAATATCAATTTTCGCCAGATCATGCAAAGCGAAAATGAAACACTGTTATTACTTGCAGCATGCGAAGGTATGGGATTTGTGTTCTTGCCACACTGGTTGGTGAACGATTATATTACTGATGGGCGACTCGAACTTGTACTGCCTGACACCTTGTGCCCAACTACACCGCTTTACGCTATTTATCCAGACCGAAATTACCTTCCAGCTAAGGTACGGAGTTTCCTTGATTTCCTGTCGGGGCCGAATGGATTTGGAGTAAATCAAAAATAA
- a CDS encoding VF530 family protein, translating into MNTEQPNNPLHGITLAKVVEQLVAHYGWEALATRININCFKNDPSVKSSLKFLRRTPWARAEVEALFLRTFSN; encoded by the coding sequence ATGAATACAGAACAACCGAACAATCCATTGCACGGTATCACGCTTGCAAAAGTGGTTGAGCAATTAGTGGCGCATTACGGCTGGGAGGCGCTGGCGACAAGGATTAATATCAACTGTTTTAAAAATGACCCTTCAGTTAAATCTAGCCTGAAGTTTTTGCGCAGAACGCCTTGGGCAAGGGCTGAGGTGGAGGCGTTGTTTTTGCGGACATTTTCAAACTAA
- a CDS encoding copper chaperone PCu(A)C: MQTKHLCLKLLASLCLLASTAFAHAEVKLTDAWVRASNPGQSVGAAYLTLTSPQDVTLVYIETERAESVEMHSMTMQNGVMKMRSMEALPVPAGKPIKLAPGGLHLMLFELPTPFKAGEQVKFRLCFKDKQGNITDQFVTMPVKAAP; this comes from the coding sequence ATGCAAACAAAACACCTCTGCCTTAAATTGCTCGCGAGCTTGTGCCTGTTAGCCTCCACGGCCTTTGCACATGCAGAAGTCAAACTCACCGATGCCTGGGTGCGCGCCTCCAATCCCGGCCAGTCCGTCGGCGCCGCCTACCTCACGCTCACCAGCCCGCAAGACGTCACTCTGGTCTACATTGAAACCGAGCGTGCAGAGAGCGTAGAAATGCACAGCATGACCATGCAAAACGGTGTCATGAAAATGCGCAGTATGGAAGCGTTGCCTGTCCCTGCGGGCAAGCCCATCAAGCTGGCGCCAGGTGGATTGCATTTGATGCTGTTTGAGTTGCCCACCCCGTTTAAAGCCGGTGAGCAGGTCAAGTTCAGGCTGTGCTTTAAAGATAAACAAGGCAACATCACCGATCAGTTTGTCACCATGCCCGTGAAGGCAGCGCCCTAA
- a CDS encoding DNA gyrase inhibitor YacG yields MTQAVVKPRKVACPACGETTEYSPKNPFRPFCSERCKLMDLGDWASEKFRIPDSTPPDLYEPE; encoded by the coding sequence TTGACGCAAGCAGTAGTCAAACCGCGCAAGGTGGCCTGTCCCGCCTGCGGAGAAACCACCGAGTATTCCCCTAAAAATCCATTCCGGCCTTTTTGTAGCGAACGCTGCAAACTGATGGACCTGGGCGATTGGGCTTCGGAAAAGTTTCGCATCCCCGATAGCACGCCGCCAGACTTATACGAGCCAGAATAA
- the zapD gene encoding cell division protein ZapD, protein MSSYEFPFNERIRTYLRLEDLFNKMLHHIAIGHEVSHHVALISMLQVLDVIDRGDLKVDLLQELDRHKVQLSLLQHNPNIDQEALESTVNNLDRCATTLRADHQKLGQTLRDNDWLMSVKQRTSIPGGVCEFDLPSYRHWLYLSVERRKQDFTQWLSRLMPMYEAISLIMQLLRGSGQVLSLVAHHGAYQQQLSGHKPAQLLRIEIDHEECFPEVSANKYAINIRFQKLDFVQRPKGCEQDIPFKMIVCNFTGASHN, encoded by the coding sequence GTGTCGAGCTACGAATTTCCATTTAACGAGCGCATCAGAACCTATCTTCGTCTTGAAGACCTGTTCAACAAGATGCTGCATCACATTGCCATTGGTCACGAGGTCAGTCATCATGTGGCGCTGATTTCCATGCTGCAAGTGTTGGATGTCATTGATCGTGGTGATCTCAAGGTAGATTTGCTGCAAGAGCTGGACCGTCATAAAGTCCAGCTTTCCCTGCTGCAACATAATCCCAATATCGACCAAGAGGCGCTCGAAAGCACCGTAAACAATCTGGACCGTTGCGCCACCACCCTGCGAGCCGATCATCAAAAGCTCGGCCAAACCTTGCGCGACAATGACTGGCTCATGAGCGTCAAGCAGCGGACCAGTATTCCAGGCGGGGTCTGCGAGTTTGACTTGCCCTCATACCGCCACTGGCTCTACCTGAGTGTAGAGCGCCGCAAACAAGATTTTACGCAGTGGTTATCCCGCTTGATGCCGATGTACGAAGCCATCAGCCTGATTATGCAGTTGTTGCGTGGCAGTGGCCAGGTGTTATCCCTGGTTGCCCACCATGGCGCCTATCAGCAACAGCTTTCCGGACACAAACCTGCCCAGTTATTGCGCATTGAAATTGACCATGAAGAATGCTTCCCGGAAGTCAGTGCCAACAAATATGCGATCAACATCCGCTTTCAAAAGCTGGACTTTGTGCAACGCCCCAAAGGCTGTGAACAGGATATCCCATTCAAGATGATCGTCTGCAACTTTACCGGAGCCAGTCACAATTGA
- the coaE gene encoding dephospho-CoA kinase (Dephospho-CoA kinase (CoaE) performs the final step in coenzyme A biosynthesis.), with protein sequence MAKVVAVTGGIGSGKSEACAAFSALGVPVVDLDHIAHAMSDPGSPAMQAVRAAFGDHMFEADGRLSRATLRAHVFEHPEALEQLNQIMHPAIRAEAVQQIAQYASHPYVILAIPLLVESREDWSMIDHVLVIDCDEETQLQRVMQRSQLSAEMAQAIMASQSPREARLAIADTVIENQLTLADLQQKVLQFHKNFSKTCL encoded by the coding sequence ATGGCAAAAGTGGTGGCCGTGACCGGCGGTATCGGCAGTGGTAAAAGCGAGGCGTGTGCAGCATTTTCTGCCTTAGGCGTGCCTGTGGTGGATCTGGACCACATTGCGCACGCCATGAGTGACCCCGGCAGTCCTGCCATGCAAGCGGTGAGGGCGGCTTTTGGCGACCACATGTTTGAGGCAGATGGACGTCTCAGCCGGGCCACACTGCGCGCGCACGTGTTTGAGCACCCAGAGGCCCTCGAACAACTGAATCAGATCATGCACCCGGCGATCCGTGCTGAGGCCGTACAGCAAATTGCCCAGTATGCCAGTCATCCGTATGTGATTCTGGCGATCCCATTACTGGTCGAGAGCCGCGAGGATTGGTCCATGATAGATCATGTACTGGTGATCGATTGCGATGAAGAGACGCAGTTGCAGCGGGTCATGCAACGCAGTCAGCTCTCTGCCGAAATGGCACAAGCCATCATGGCGTCGCAAAGTCCGCGAGAGGCGCGGCTGGCGATTGCGGATACCGTGATTGAAAACCAGCTGACACTCGCCGATTTACAGCAAAAAGTGCTTCAATTTCACAAAAATTTCTCTAAAACTTGCCTCTGA
- a CDS encoding A24 family peptidase, with protein sequence MHEILEPVLSLLRTQPHALQAACLVFGLLVGSFLNVVIHRLPKMMEREWQASCLDLQGQEVPDQPKYNLVVPRSICPHCGHQITAFENIPVISYLFLRGRCKACHAPISMRYPLVELLTGGLSVAVAVQYGYSHLTLFALAFVFALVALTFIDFDTQLLPDDITLPLLWLGLLLNLKDGFTDLSSAVIGAMAGYLVLWAVYWLFKLVTGKEGMGYGDFKLLAAIGAWFGWQLLPAVILLSSVVGSVIGIGLILLKGKTRQTAIPFGPFLALGGIAALFYGQTLAAYYLVP encoded by the coding sequence ATGCACGAAATCCTTGAACCTGTTTTAAGTCTGCTGCGCACGCAGCCTCATGCCCTGCAAGCCGCCTGTCTGGTATTTGGTTTGCTAGTTGGCAGCTTTCTCAATGTAGTGATTCATCGTTTGCCCAAAATGATGGAGCGTGAATGGCAGGCAAGCTGTCTCGATTTGCAGGGGCAAGAGGTGCCTGATCAACCCAAATACAATCTTGTGGTGCCACGTTCGATCTGCCCGCATTGCGGACACCAGATTACGGCATTCGAGAATATTCCTGTGATCAGCTATCTATTCTTACGCGGACGCTGTAAAGCCTGTCATGCGCCGATTTCAATGCGTTATCCATTGGTTGAATTGCTGACCGGCGGTCTGTCGGTTGCGGTGGCTGTGCAATATGGCTATAGCCATTTGACCTTGTTTGCACTGGCATTTGTATTCGCGCTGGTCGCATTGACCTTTATTGATTTTGATACACAACTGTTGCCTGATGACATTACCTTGCCGCTGTTGTGGCTGGGGCTGTTGCTTAACCTTAAAGATGGGTTTACCGATCTCTCGTCAGCCGTGATCGGTGCCATGGCGGGTTATCTGGTGTTGTGGGCGGTCTACTGGCTGTTTAAACTCGTGACAGGCAAGGAGGGCATGGGGTACGGTGATTTCAAGCTGCTGGCTGCGATCGGTGCCTGGTTCGGCTGGCAACTGCTGCCAGCGGTCATTTTATTGAGCTCGGTGGTTGGTAGTGTGATCGGCATCGGCTTGATTCTGCTCAAAGGCAAAACCCGACAAACTGCGATTCCTTTTGGTCCTTTTTTAGCCCTGGGCGGCATCGCCGCCCTGTTTTATGGGCAAACTCTGGCCGCTTATTATTTAGTGCCTTAA